A genome region from Flavobacterium sp. includes the following:
- a CDS encoding gliding motility-associated protein GldE has protein sequence MDPEPSLFLTTTLDINLIIGFVGIFILLFLSAIVSGAEVALFSLSQKDIDDTIQENLSKGKIISDLLDKPKKLLATLLVANNFLNIGVVILFSFIGRNIFAGVESPVLKFILEVILVTTLILLFGEVLPKVYASRNNIKFAKRFAYSISILDKLLSPISLPMRSVTLYLHNKLGKQKNNFSINQLSQALELTDSEGTSTEEQKILEGIVSFGNTDTKQVMSPRIDIFALEITEPFAVIYPKIIEKGFSRIPVYRDNIDQIEGVLFVKDLLPHIDKDNFDWASIIREAFFVPENKKLDNLLKDFQSLKSHLAIVVDEYGGTSGLVSLEDVIEEIVGDISDEFDDENLNFSQIDEKNFLFEGKINLKDFYRIVDVDEDVFESHKGEAETLAGFILEILGNFPKKDQKVAFENCVFTIETVDKKRVKQIKVTIE, from the coding sequence TTGGACCCGGAGCCCAGTTTATTTCTTACCACAACTTTAGACATCAATTTAATAATTGGTTTTGTCGGAATATTTATTTTGCTGTTTTTGTCGGCAATTGTTTCAGGTGCAGAAGTCGCACTATTTTCTTTATCTCAAAAAGACATCGACGATACGATTCAGGAAAATCTCTCTAAAGGGAAAATTATTTCTGATCTTTTAGATAAACCCAAAAAACTTTTAGCAACTTTATTAGTCGCCAATAATTTTTTAAATATTGGCGTCGTTATTCTGTTCTCGTTTATTGGCCGAAATATTTTTGCCGGCGTAGAATCTCCGGTTTTAAAATTTATTTTAGAAGTAATTCTGGTTACCACTCTCATTTTATTATTCGGAGAAGTGCTGCCAAAAGTCTATGCGAGCCGAAATAATATAAAGTTTGCCAAACGTTTTGCGTACTCCATTTCTATTTTAGACAAATTACTGTCGCCAATAAGTTTGCCTATGCGAAGCGTTACTCTATATTTGCACAATAAATTAGGAAAACAAAAGAATAATTTTTCTATCAATCAGCTTTCTCAGGCGCTGGAACTAACAGATTCTGAAGGAACATCAACAGAAGAACAGAAAATTTTAGAAGGAATTGTTTCTTTTGGGAATACTGATACAAAGCAGGTTATGAGTCCAAGGATTGATATATTTGCATTAGAAATAACAGAACCTTTTGCTGTAATTTATCCTAAAATAATCGAAAAAGGATTTTCGAGAATTCCGGTTTACAGAGATAATATTGATCAGATAGAAGGCGTTTTGTTTGTAAAAGATCTGTTGCCGCATATTGATAAAGACAATTTTGACTGGGCGTCGATAATAAGAGAAGCGTTTTTTGTTCCTGAGAATAAAAAACTGGATAATTTATTAAAAGATTTTCAGAGTTTAAAAAGCCATTTGGCCATTGTTGTAGATGAATATGGAGGAACTTCAGGTTTGGTTTCTTTAGAAGATGTAATTGAAGAAATTGTAGGTGATATAAGTGATGAATTTGATGATGAGAATTTGAATTTCTCCCAAATAGATGAAAAGAATTTTCTTTTTGAAGGGAAAATAAACCTAAAAGATTTTTACAGAATTGTTGATGTTGATGAAGATGTTTTTGAATCTCACAAAGGTGAAGCTGAAACCCTGGCTGGATTTATTTTAGAAATTTTAGGGAATTTCCCGAAAAAAGATCAAAAAGTAGCTTTTGAAAATTGTGTTTTTACAATAGAAACCGTTGATAAAAAGCGTGTAAAACAAATTAAAGTAACAATAGAATAA
- the gldD gene encoding gliding motility lipoprotein GldD, whose product MFKRMISVMAILLTLTVVSCKDEVLPKPAGFLRLDYPQAKYANFENTCPFTFEMNEGAIIKGEKNCGFAITYPKMKATIYLTYKPVNGNIEKLLKDAQKLTYEHVIKADDILEQPYINPEKKVYGMFYKVDGNAATNSQFYVTDSTKHFITGSVYFYAKPNFDSIMPAASYIKNDMQRLMETLKWK is encoded by the coding sequence ATGTTTAAAAGAATGATTTCGGTTATGGCAATTTTGCTGACTTTAACAGTGGTAAGCTGTAAAGATGAAGTGCTGCCAAAACCAGCCGGCTTTCTCAGATTGGATTATCCGCAGGCAAAATATGCAAATTTTGAAAATACCTGTCCTTTTACTTTTGAAATGAATGAAGGAGCAATTATAAAAGGCGAAAAAAACTGCGGATTTGCAATAACGTATCCAAAAATGAAAGCCACTATTTATTTGACCTATAAACCTGTTAATGGCAATATTGAAAAACTTTTAAAAGACGCTCAAAAACTAACTTACGAACACGTAATAAAAGCCGATGATATTTTAGAACAACCGTATATAAACCCTGAAAAAAAGGTTTACGGAATGTTTTATAAGGTTGACGGAAATGCTGCGACAAACTCTCAGTTTTATGTTACCGATAGTACAAAACATTTTATAACCGGATCGGTTTATTTTTATGCAAAACCAAATTTCGATTCGATTATGCCTGCAGCAAGTTATATTAAAAATGATATGCAGCGTTTAATGGAAACTCTGAAATGGAAATAA
- a CDS encoding heavy metal-associated domain-containing protein, with amino-acid sequence MKFTKIIASLAIAGLVFVSCKKEEDKNLANIKPLETASKEHKAIAAENVQTASFEIEGMTCAMGCAKTIEKKLSDLEGVEKAAVDFDKKTATITFDKTVQNQESLTRIVQETGDGKTYKVSNFKS; translated from the coding sequence ATGAAATTCACAAAAATCATAGCTTCATTAGCAATTGCAGGTTTAGTATTTGTAAGCTGTAAAAAAGAAGAAGATAAAAATCTGGCTAATATCAAACCTTTAGAAACTGCTTCTAAAGAACATAAAGCAATCGCTGCTGAAAATGTACAAACGGCAAGTTTTGAAATCGAAGGTATGACTTGCGCGATGGGATGTGCCAAAACTATTGAAAAAAAATTATCTGATTTAGAAGGAGTTGAAAAAGCTGCTGTAGATTTTGACAAAAAAACGGCAACAATTACTTTTGACAAAACAGTTCAAAATCAAGAATCTTTAACTAGAATCGTTCAGGAAACCGGAGACGGTAAAACATATAAAGTTTCGAATTTTAAATCTTAA
- a CDS encoding EamA family transporter has translation MDAKQLKWAYLLVLSLIWGSSFILIKRGLVGLTAIQVGSFRIIFAALFLLIVGFKSLKKITARQWRFVALTSFFGTFTPAYLFAIAETEVDSSIVAILNSLTPLNTLVLGIIFFGIQFQKRQVLGVFIGLIGCLLLVLSGASAHPGQNYYYVGLVVIATLCYAINVNLIKRYLPDLNSVSITTGNFTVLLIPALIILSTTDISQKLTFEVTQHSIFFVMILGVLGTGIANVLFFKLIQISSPVFATSVTYLIPIVAFFWGLLDNEMLTPIQFFGAFVILIGVYLSAKK, from the coding sequence ATGGATGCAAAACAATTAAAATGGGCTTACTTGCTTGTATTGTCCTTAATTTGGGGAAGTTCTTTTATTTTAATCAAAAGAGGATTAGTTGGTTTAACCGCGATTCAGGTGGGTTCTTTCCGAATCATTTTTGCAGCCTTATTTTTATTGATAGTTGGGTTTAAAAGTTTAAAAAAGATTACGGCCCGTCAATGGCGATTTGTGGCTTTGACTTCTTTTTTTGGAACATTTACGCCGGCTTATCTTTTTGCTATCGCAGAAACTGAAGTTGACAGTTCAATTGTTGCCATTTTAAATTCGCTTACGCCTTTAAACACTTTGGTCTTAGGAATTATCTTTTTTGGAATCCAATTTCAAAAACGACAGGTTTTGGGTGTTTTTATTGGTTTAATCGGATGTTTGCTTCTGGTTTTAAGCGGAGCATCAGCACATCCGGGACAAAACTATTATTATGTGGGTTTAGTTGTAATAGCGACTCTTTGTTATGCTATAAATGTCAATTTGATTAAAAGATATCTTCCTGATTTGAATTCGGTAAGTATTACAACAGGAAACTTTACTGTTTTATTAATCCCGGCGTTGATTATTTTAAGCACAACAGATATTTCTCAAAAACTAACTTTTGAAGTTACGCAGCATTCTATTTTCTTTGTCATGATATTAGGTGTTTTAGGTACCGGAATTGCTAATGTTTTGTTCTTTAAACTTATCCAGATTTCGTCTCCAGTTTTTGCAACATCAGTAACGTATTTAATTCCGATTGTTGCTTTTTTCTGGGGATTATTAGATAATGAAATGCTTACTCCGATTCAGTTTTTTGGTGCTTTTGTTATTTTAATTGGAGTTTATTTATCGGCTAAGAAGTGA
- a CDS encoding pitrilysin family protein encodes MKNLHNFLIILFLTGIMQAQDRPQPKPGNPPVVNIKKPQTFVLANGMKVLVVENHKLPRVSFNLTLDNAPFTEGNKKGVDELTSSLIGNGTKKTTKEAFNEEIDFYGANINFTSQGAFASSLSKYSGRVLELLAEGALQPNFTQTEFDKEKAKLLEGLKADEKSVPAIANRVVDVLAFGRNHPNGEYLSEETVKNVTLEDVQKNYATYFVPENAYLVVIGDVKFKETKASVEKLFGGWKKQAAPKNTYPNPENAAKLQIDFVDVPNAVQSEIALVNTVNLRMSDPDFFPAVVANQILGGDFNSYLNMNLREKNAWTYGANSSIGANKYVGKFKASSAVRNTVTDSAVVQFIKEIKRIRTERVDPEVLRNVKAGYIGRFVMQVEKPQAVARYALNIETEKLPADFYEKYIQTINNVTADDIYRVANKYFLLDNMRIVIVGKGSDVITGLEKLQIPIYYFDKYGNPVEKPVVKKDAPTNITAKTVFENYIKAIGGEKAVSAVKTLYMNGTTTIPQAPTPLTFTSKLDAKGKMMVSLSMGSMNLMKQVVNEKGAYIEQQGQRKNLEGEDLKDMKANAAPFEELQLLVKRTDLKVDSIEPINGKDAYAIKDGKTTYFYDVKSGLKVAESKVREQGGKSVTQITNFNDYREVKGVKVPFNLVQNIGFELDIKMSDIKINEGVSEADFL; translated from the coding sequence ATGAAAAATCTACATAATTTTTTAATCATTTTATTCCTAACTGGAATTATGCAAGCACAAGATCGTCCACAACCAAAACCAGGAAATCCACCTGTAGTTAATATTAAAAAACCTCAAACCTTTGTTTTGGCAAACGGTATGAAAGTTCTGGTTGTTGAAAACCATAAATTACCCCGAGTAAGTTTTAATCTTACTTTAGACAATGCTCCTTTTACCGAAGGAAATAAAAAAGGCGTTGACGAATTAACAAGCAGTTTAATTGGTAACGGAACTAAAAAAACGACAAAAGAAGCTTTTAATGAAGAGATTGATTTTTATGGTGCCAACATAAACTTTACTTCACAAGGAGCTTTTGCCAGTTCGCTATCCAAATATTCAGGGCGAGTTTTAGAACTTTTGGCAGAAGGTGCTTTACAACCTAATTTCACACAAACTGAATTCGATAAAGAAAAAGCAAAATTACTTGAAGGGCTTAAAGCCGATGAAAAAAGTGTTCCTGCCATCGCAAATCGTGTAGTTGATGTTTTGGCTTTCGGAAGAAATCATCCTAACGGTGAATATCTTTCTGAAGAAACAGTAAAGAATGTAACACTAGAAGATGTTCAAAAAAATTACGCCACTTATTTTGTTCCTGAAAACGCTTATTTAGTTGTTATTGGTGATGTAAAATTCAAAGAAACAAAAGCTTCGGTTGAAAAACTTTTTGGCGGATGGAAAAAACAAGCCGCCCCAAAAAACACATATCCAAATCCGGAAAATGCTGCTAAACTTCAAATTGATTTTGTAGATGTTCCAAATGCCGTTCAGTCTGAAATTGCACTGGTAAACACTGTAAATTTACGAATGAGCGATCCTGATTTTTTCCCGGCTGTTGTTGCAAATCAAATTTTAGGAGGTGATTTCAACAGTTACCTAAACATGAATCTGCGCGAAAAAAATGCGTGGACTTATGGAGCAAATTCAAGTATTGGAGCAAATAAATATGTAGGCAAATTTAAAGCTTCATCGGCTGTTAGAAATACAGTTACAGACAGCGCTGTTGTGCAGTTTATAAAAGAAATTAAAAGAATTCGCACCGAAAGAGTTGATCCTGAAGTTTTAAGAAATGTAAAAGCCGGATACATTGGCCGATTTGTAATGCAGGTCGAAAAACCTCAGGCCGTAGCACGTTATGCTTTAAATATTGAAACTGAAAAACTTCCGGCAGATTTCTATGAAAAATATATTCAAACAATAAATAATGTAACGGCCGATGATATTTATCGCGTTGCTAACAAGTATTTTTTACTTGACAACATGCGAATTGTAATTGTTGGAAAAGGTTCTGATGTAATTACCGGTTTAGAAAAACTTCAAATTCCGATTTATTATTTTGATAAATACGGAAACCCGGTTGAAAAACCTGTTGTTAAAAAAGATGCTCCAACAAATATTACAGCAAAAACTGTTTTTGAAAATTACATCAAAGCTATTGGAGGCGAAAAAGCAGTTTCAGCTGTAAAAACGCTTTATATGAACGGAACTACAACTATTCCGCAAGCTCCTACTCCGCTTACTTTTACATCTAAATTAGATGCTAAAGGAAAAATGATGGTTTCGCTTTCTATGGGAAGTATGAATTTAATGAAACAGGTTGTAAACGAAAAAGGTGCTTATATTGAGCAGCAAGGCCAGCGAAAAAATCTTGAAGGCGAAGACCTTAAAGATATGAAAGCAAACGCTGCTCCATTCGAAGAATTGCAATTATTAGTAAAAAGAACTGATTTAAAAGTAGACAGTATCGAGCCTATTAACGGAAAAGATGCCTATGCTATAAAAGATGGTAAAACCACTTATTTCTATGATGTAAAATCGGGATTGAAAGTAGCAGAATCTAAAGTTCGCGAACAAGGCGGAAAATCAGTTACGCAAATCACAAATTTTAACGATTACAGAGAAGTAAAAGGCGTAAAAGTTCCTTTTAACTTAGTTCAGAATATTGGTTTTGAATTGGATATTAAAATGTCTGATATTAAGATAAACGAAGGAGTTTCTGAGGCAGATTTTTTATAA
- a CDS encoding pitrilysin family protein, with protein MKNSIMMLSAALMLGGVAHAQKVVFEEYNLDNGMHVILHNDPSAPVVITSVMYHVGSKDERPDRTGFAHFFEHLLFEGTQNIKRGEWMKIVTANGGVNNANTSDDRTYYYEVFPSNNLELGLWMESERLMHPIINKIGVETQNEVVKEEKRMRYDNQPYGNILPEVKKNMFKNHPYRWTTIGSMKDLDAATLEEFQAFNKKFYTPNNAVLVVAGDFDKTKAKEWIQKYFGPIPKGEDVKKQTYVEEPITQTIKATYEDPNIQIPMVVASYRTPSMKTRDARVLDLISSYLSDGKSSKLYKKIVDDKKMALQIGAVGFSQEDYGTYILYGLPMAPNTTADILKEMDEEIVKIQTDLISEKDYEKLQNKFDNNFVNANSSVEGIAENLASYYLLYGDVNLINTEIDIYHSITREEIREVAKKYLNPNQRLILDYVPSSKSQN; from the coding sequence ATGAAAAATTCAATAATGATGTTAAGTGCAGCACTAATGCTTGGCGGAGTAGCTCATGCTCAAAAAGTAGTTTTTGAAGAATACAATTTAGACAATGGCATGCATGTTATTCTGCATAACGACCCATCAGCTCCGGTAGTTATTACTTCTGTAATGTACCATGTTGGTTCAAAAGACGAACGCCCGGACAGAACTGGTTTTGCACATTTCTTCGAACATTTATTATTTGAAGGCACTCAAAATATAAAACGCGGCGAATGGATGAAAATCGTAACCGCAAATGGAGGCGTTAACAATGCTAATACATCTGACGACAGAACGTATTATTACGAAGTTTTTCCATCAAATAATTTAGAATTAGGTTTATGGATGGAATCTGAAAGATTAATGCATCCAATTATTAATAAAATTGGAGTTGAAACGCAAAATGAAGTTGTAAAAGAAGAAAAAAGAATGCGTTACGACAATCAGCCTTACGGAAACATTCTTCCGGAAGTTAAAAAAAATATGTTCAAAAATCATCCATATCGCTGGACAACTATAGGTTCTATGAAAGATCTTGATGCGGCAACTCTTGAAGAATTTCAGGCATTCAATAAAAAATTCTATACACCAAATAATGCGGTTTTAGTTGTTGCCGGAGATTTTGATAAAACGAAAGCAAAAGAATGGATTCAGAAATATTTTGGACCAATTCCGAAAGGGGAAGATGTAAAAAAACAAACTTACGTTGAAGAACCTATAACTCAAACCATAAAAGCAACTTATGAAGACCCGAACATTCAGATTCCGATGGTTGTTGCTTCGTACAGAACGCCTTCAATGAAAACCAGAGATGCCAGAGTTTTAGACCTGATTTCATCTTATTTAAGCGATGGCAAAAGCTCAAAATTGTACAAAAAAATTGTTGATGACAAAAAAATGGCACTTCAAATTGGAGCTGTTGGTTTTAGTCAGGAAGATTACGGAACTTATATATTATATGGTTTGCCAATGGCACCAAATACTACCGCCGATATTTTAAAAGAAATGGATGAAGAAATCGTGAAAATCCAAACCGATTTGATTTCTGAAAAAGATTACGAAAAATTGCAAAACAAATTCGATAATAACTTTGTAAATGCCAATTCGAGTGTAGAAGGAATTGCCGAAAATCTGGCTTCGTATTATCTGCTTTATGGAGATGTAAATTTAATTAATACAGAAATTGATATTTACCATTCAATTACCAGAGAAGAAATCAGAGAAGTGGCAAAAAAATATCTAAACCCAAATCAGCGCTTAATTTTAGATTATGTTCCTTCTTCAAAATCTCAAAACTAA
- the rplU gene encoding 50S ribosomal protein L21, with protein sequence MYAIVEIAGQQFKVSKDLKVYVHRLANEEGSKVSFDKVLLLDDNGNVTLGAPAIEGASVEAKVLQHLKGDKVIVFKKKRRKGYKKRNGHRQYLTQIVIEGITAAGGTKKAAAKKAVVAEETATEEVEAPKAKKAAPKAKKEATKE encoded by the coding sequence ATGTATGCAATCGTAGAGATAGCAGGGCAACAATTTAAAGTAAGCAAAGACTTAAAGGTTTATGTTCACCGTTTAGCTAACGAAGAAGGTTCAAAAGTTTCTTTTGACAAAGTTCTTTTATTAGATGACAACGGAAATGTAACTTTAGGCGCCCCAGCTATAGAAGGTGCTTCAGTAGAAGCTAAAGTGTTACAACACTTAAAAGGTGATAAAGTTATCGTTTTCAAAAAGAAAAGAAGAAAAGGATACAAAAAAAGAAATGGTCACAGACAATATCTTACACAAATTGTAATTGAAGGTATTACTGCAGCAGGAGGAACTAAAAAAGCAGCAGCTAAAAAAGCGGTTGTAGCAGAAGAAACAGCTACTGAAGAAGTAGAAGCTCCAAAAGCTAAAAAAGCAGCTCCAAAAGCAAAGAAAGAAGCTACTAAAGAATAA
- the rpmA gene encoding 50S ribosomal protein L27: MAHKKGVGSSKNGRESESKRLGVKIYGGQAAIAGNIIVRQRGSKHNPGENVYISKDHTLHAKVDGVVKFQKKRDNKSYVSIIPFEA; encoded by the coding sequence ATGGCTCACAAGAAAGGTGTCGGTAGTTCGAAGAATGGTAGAGAATCAGAATCAAAACGTTTAGGCGTTAAGATTTATGGTGGACAAGCTGCTATTGCTGGTAACATCATCGTTAGACAAAGAGGTTCAAAACACAATCCAGGTGAAAACGTTTACATTAGTAAAGATCACACTTTGCATGCAAAAGTTGATGGAGTTGTTAAGTTCCAAAAGAAAAGAGATAACAAATCTTATGTATCTATTATCCCATTCGAGGCTTAA